The DNA sequence ACTTCCctttgtccgtcctgaatcttccaacagctGAGGTTTGTTGGCTTTGCAGAGCCCTATACAGGTTACTTTCCCAAACCAAGAGAAGACACTGGGCTTCCTGTGCCTTTATCAGGAAGGAATTTGGACCAGCTTGGCCTTTCTTCACCCTTTCAAGGAAAAGCTGCACTGGTCATGACTTGGGCAGCCTCCTGGTTAAAACAGTCAACTAGAAATCAggaagtctgttttttaaaaaaagggaaagggaaatctaataatttttatttttataatttttttaaaacactctttttttctttctccaaaCAACGGAGAGGATATAGCTTAAATGAAAATGatacattgggtggtattcaatgcttgttctactcagagtagacccattgaagttaatagacatgactaacagggtCTTTCACTTCAGTGGGGCTACTTAGAACACAACCCATTGAAAAGAAGCGAAACCCAACATGGGCAACAGGCGAGATAAAATCTGTGCTGTCACGATAAGCTTCTTGTTTCTGGGCCATCAAGGCTTCTGGCATACTCAGACCCAAGTAAGCAGAAAGGCCGCCAGTTGGTTTTGTTCTAACCACACGGACTTGCATTTAACAAGGAAAAAATCCGTATGATTGTTTGACATGCTGGTATCTCCCTAGTAATTTGGTTGGTTTTGTATTTTATGGTTAAATATATTGCATGTTATAACAGTGCACTGGGGACAGCAGTCAAAAgtctaaataataaattattattaacattaaaaTCCATCTTTcctctgctataaactcactcctATGTTATATATTTTATACCTTTCCCTTCATAAAGTTCCTATTTTCTGAGGTCTTTTGAAGTTGAGAAGTAGagattattacaaaaaaaaaagatatgagGAACATTTGTATTAATTTTAATCTGATTTTCATAAATTAGTCTGACTTGTTTGATGGAATTGATGTCGCGTATAAGCCATGACACCACATCACCCTGTGACTGTTCATAAGGTggcaggcaggatataaatccataaaataaaaataaatagataagttCCCAAGACAGCTTACAAATGATTACGATAgggtaaaaaaaattttttttgaaagaaaaattaaCTGACACAGGACTGTAtaccaactaaggctgcaatccaatccatgtctactcagaggtaagcttctttgggttcaatggaactttctcccaggtaagtgtgtattggattgcatcctaaacCATGACCAACAAGcgctttgatttcaatgggtctaccttgAGTAGAATTTCACCGCATACAACCTGCatgtttttaaaaacgttttaaaagcAGTCACCTACCAAATGCAACCTTTAACGGTTTTTATAAGGACAGACAAGAAAATGCACATGAAATGTTTGGAATGCTCGAAAATATATAAATGGGAAGAATTTGCTGCTTTAAAGGGGCAGGATGGAGCCCCCCAACTCTGCTTTGTAGCTGTTCACCCTACAAGCAAGTGCTTACTTCACAGTAGCTGATGTTGCCTTGggcgccttctgggaggaaaggtgggatataaatttaataaacaagcaaacacatCAATATGTACCTGCTGAGGCCTGAACCCCAGACCCTCCCAGTACTGCTGTGGCTTTTTAATTTAAGCAAGTTTCTTATGCACCCTGCTAGTGATGtttaagattatgcatggtgtggagaaagtggacagagaaaagtttttctcccttgtagccctagaactcatggacatccaatgaagcggaatgctggaagattcagggcaggcaaACGAAAGTCCTTCTgcacgcagtgcatagttaaaactgtGGAATTGGCTCCCCCATGATGTAGCTACGGCTACCAACTTGGACGCtgagacaaattcacggaggacaaggctgtcagtggctactagccacgctggctgtgttctccctccccTGTTGGAAGCAGGATGCCTGAGAATACCGGTCGTTTGGGaaccacaagtggagagagttgctgttgcgctcaggtcctgcttgagggcttcccacaatgggcatctgtttggccactgtgagaacaggatgctggcctagatgggccactggcctcatccagccgcCAGGCTCTCCTGATGCTCGAGGTGCCCCCTGCCGCCCTCTCTTCACCTGCCCCCTCTGAGCGAGCAAGCCGCAAGAGGAGTTCAGAGAAGGAACAGTTGCCTCCCCATGCCTCATCCTCTGGGGGTGTGGTCTGGGCCCAGAGATGAGCCAGGGGGTGCTCAGGGAGAGGGCCCCACTCAGAACATCTCAGCCACCAGCTGCTGGCTCTTGCAAGCCCACCTTCGCGCCCATGGGCATCTTTCCACAAGCAGCCTAAGTGGGAAGTCCATTgcaccaactgtcagaattcagCATGATGCCAAGGCTGGCTTCCACTGAGAGGTGGGGGGGGGCAGATGaatggctgggggtgggggtgagtctCTGTTAAATCAGCTTTAATGATTCCCCTTCTGCACAGAGACGACGCGTGCTTGCTCCTGTCTCCCTTTTTCatgctgcctttccctttcccttgctCTCTGTTTCTTCTTTATGAAATATGCATGCTGAACAGATGTCTCCAAGTCCCCGAGGGCCCACACcccattctcccctccccaccccatccccaccgtctccctctcccctccctcccctctcctccagcccccctcccctcctgtccCAAGGGCTCTCCCTTCTTCTCCCAGCCAATGGCATCCTTGCTCCTGGATTTTAATATTTATGAGGGGGGGGCACTGGAGcggccaatgggaagcctgatGATGGACACAGCATGCAGCCAGGCTGGGTATATATAGTGGATGGGGCAGGCATCCCCAGGTGTGCCCATGGTGTCAGTGCGGAGCAGTGCACCTGGGCGTGTGGCAGATCAGGCTTGTGCCCCCCATGTGGCAGGCGTACCCTGGCCAGAGGAAGGCAGGCTCTGGCAGCACAGGATGCAAACTTTCTTGCCTATGGAGGGTGGGAAGAGCGAGTGGGTCAAGGAATGAATGGGGTGACCTCCACGCTTTGCCTGGATTTCCGGTGGGATATTGCCtctgaagcaggaaaagtgctccAGGAAGAACAAGACGGCAAAGTTTGGGCAAAGCAGGGCCTCGTTGCTCCAGGGGTAAGGTTCTTCATGCGTCTCGGGGTGTGATTGACAGGCTTTTAAAAGAAAGGCCTGCTTTGAAGTTGGCTTGGCGCACTTGTGGTACCCGGCCTGATGCTGCTGCCACGCTCAGTAGACTGAGAAgtgtgggaaggaaggaaggaaggaaggaaggaaggaaggaaaactgAGGCAAGGGGGAAAGTGAAAGCTTTACAGAGAAAGTTGTTTTCTGTTAACTgaaactaaaagcaattacaaaaaAAAGATACCTTTGTTCAACATGACAAAATTTCAACATGTGACAACGGCCTCTTTTTAACAAAACCAGGTGAGGAGGTTCTGTTGCCCCAGGAACAAAATCTGTTCACTGACCCATTTCTACCGTTTCAAGAGCTTGATAAGCCATCGATTTCTAGAAGGAAAGGCAAGAGGAAGGACCGTCGTTACTCCCTGGATTCATGAACCTTTCCCCCTCTACCTTTTGTGCAGTGATGAAAATGAATTATACCAtgccttttttcttcctttctaggCTAGGGTTGTCCGCTGAGCAGCCTGGCCTGCTCTTGGACCTTTCAGAGCAACATGATCTGCAGATGCCATGAAGGTGGAAGCTTTTCATGTCATGGGAGATAAAGCTTATTGCCTGCCGGTGTCTGCAGATCAGACTGCTGTCAAAGACACAGGAGCTGAGGCTGGGGGAACAATTGGCAACCCTGCCACAAAGGCAAGGCGACGTTAAGTTCAAGAGCGACCTGTCTTCATATGTCCATTGCATCCGTAAAGAATTGCTAGCCAAGGTTTTCGGGAGGGGCAAATCCAGAGGGGACTTATGCTCTTGGGACAGAGCgtgaggggggggaagagggatgtGACCCATCCCATGGCAGCAAGAGGATAAAATGCACGCCAACTAAGTTCTGTTTTAAAAGCCTCACCTGTCTGCCAGTTTCATTCTACCTCCAGAGAAGGGAGTCCGGATAGGTAGGTCTTACACTATTTCCAAAAGATGCTCATGCTCAGACTTTGGCTAGCCTTCCATGAGAGGTTGGAGCTTCATAATCAAAGAAGGAAGCACTCCATGAGAATGCGTCTCTTCACTCTCTTGCTGTCTGAGCCCAGCGCATATGCTGCGTATGAATACTGGTGGAGAGGGACCTTTCTTTTTCCCAGCTCTTCCATCTGAGGTCCTTTTAAAAGGGGAGGGGTTGTGGATCAAGCCTGGCATACACGAATGTGTCTTAAGCCGTGGGCTGTTTCCAGGAAGTAAGTTTTGAAGCGTGCAGTGGTGGTTGgagactccatgtcagtggagcagtggaatccactccgggttttagaccAAGATGTCCAAGATGTTGAAGCGCCTtgcacagctccttggaagttcagactaaaacccgggacggattccactgctccactgacatggagccaccaggcacCACCCACCGTGGCACACGGGATAAAGGCAGCCTGTAATTAAGACAGGTTGGCCCTCTCGAGAGGGATTCCACAAATTCATTTTGGAAGGGGTCGTAGCTCGGCACTTGAGCAGCGGCTCCcaaactcccacccacccacagaccgCTTGAAGATGcccgagggtcttggtggacaacTTCGTGGTCGTGCTGCCTGCTGAAGCCATTGTGATGCGCTGCGCTTAGACGCGCGCATGATTTTTAACGGCATCTTTATTGCTACTTTTCTTTCTTATGTCGCATGTTGCTGTATTaaaatagaattcaaattgcgatacgatagaataaaatataagcaACAAAAGAATCAAttgaaaatcaatgtgaatatttaatacgGCGGACATGccgcggaccacctgaataaagctcgtGGACCTCTGgtgatccacagaccacagtttgggaaccctgtactggaacatctgctttgctcgcaaagggtcccagattcaaccctCAGCAtccccagctagggctgggaatgtcccttgtgtgaaaccctgggaagcccctgccagtcaTGTAGGCAATATTGAGTTGGACAGACCAAGGGCCTGACTTGGTGTCAGGGAGCTCCTATACTCCTGTTTATTGTcaaccctttattcagaaccatgaggactggaatcttggtttgtgtttaggggaagggccatagccctttggcagagcatctgttttgcataccAAAGAACCCaagctcagtccccagcatctccaggtagggctggaaaagaccttcatcgaaaaccctggagagctgctgccagtcagtgtagacagtaatgaGGTAGATGGGCCAAAGGGTCTGACCCAGTGGAAGGCTTCTTCCTGTCTTCCTGTGAGATGGGAATTGTCTGGTGCCCCTCCTAGCTTGGGTCTTGCCCTCCAAATGTGTGAGGATGTGGCACCAGAATTCTCCCACCTGCATCTAACTCTGTGAGAATTTTAGCGAAGCTTGGATTGAGGTCTGCGTTCATGTGCTTTTAGCTTTACAGAATATCACTGTACATTCTGGAGTGTGTTTGCTTAACTGGAGGATCCTTTGttgatgctttttttaaaaaaaaagaatgttaatCTTACGATCACATGTCTAGAATCCTTAGCAATTAGGTGAGATCAAAACGACCTCTTTAAACCAGCTTGGAGAACTTAgctctgtcttgaatcttccgtGTGCAGAGCAAGTGCCCTTCCCCAAAATGCCAGGGCAGATCCCCAGATCTTGCAGCCACATATTTGGATTCCATCGCTGTTGGTCCCAGAAACTTGTTTATACTGCCAGGGCTCAGCCTGAGAGATGGAGAAGTCATAGTAAAGGCATTTAGTGCCTCTGAGCAgactggtggctggtggctccatgtcagtggggcagtggaatccactccaggtttttgtctgaactttcaaactTTTGAactttccttgaaagttcaaatggAAACCTAGAGTGGAACCACCAGCCGCTACTGGCTCCGGCTCTTCTCCAACACGCATCTGGCATCAGGAAGCAAGTATCCCCTCCCACATTTCATCGATGGAAAAGGGGACCTGCTTGCAACACCCCTATTCTCCCCTCCAAGAAAGGACCACTGCCCTCCTCATGTCACACTGCTGAAGGCTCTACTGTCACTTATTGGGTGCTCTCGGTCTGCTGATTTTGCAACAGATTTTGCAACAGGCTCTTGGTTTTAGAAGCCAGGAAAGTATCTTATCAGTAGGTAAAGAGGAGTCTCACCACCAGCACCCTGGTTCACGCCATGGCACTCGCATCCCCAAAGCATGTCTCCACCCATCCACTTGCTCGGAGGCTTCTCTTCTGGAGACCCCAGAGGGGGAGGCGAGCCCTGACcgagggttgtagctcaggggcagggcatctgctttgcatgcaacaggACCCCGATTCAGTtcccaagtaggactgggaatgttcccCCAGCTGGAGAGCTGGTGCCAGCCGGTGGCAgggctactgagctagatgggccgagGTCTGCCTCTGTGTCAGGCAAGCTTCCCGCGGGCCTAAGAAGGACAGCTCGAGCAATGTTTTAACACAGCATTCCCAACATGAAAAAATGGGGGCTGGAACCTGCCAGAGATGGGGGTTTATGCTCTCAAATAGGGTCTGACCCCCAGTAAACAGGGACAAGTGGAGCATTTGGGCACCATTCATAAATGCAACCACCGACACCCCTCACCCCCTCCACAAGATACGCCTGCATCCAGTGGAGACGGGTGGCTccggtgtcagtggggcagtgaatccagtcTGGGTTtcagagcaccttggacagctccttgaaagttcagactaaaacctggacagGATTCcttgtcccactgacattggaaccaccagCCTCCCCAGCCTGCATCCCTAACTCTTGTAAACAACTCCAGCCACTGAGTATGCCCAGTTCAGGGAGCGGTTCTGTGCCAACAACCTATTAGGAGCTCGGctgcctgccccccaccccacccctccccaccccaagagTCTACCGGAAGACCCATAGAAGCCATTCCCTTTTCCTTATTTAAACCAATGTATGGTTTTGTACATCAGTTCAGAGCTTTGCTGGAGTTTCTGATAATTGGATGAAGTTTGGGTAACTTGGAGTCACTAGTAAAACAATGGTGTATTGAcactagggggaggggaggggcagaacACCATGCCCCTCAAGATGCTGTCCCCTGCCATTGTAAGCTTAAGGGCATCAAGAgtcctgcagtgctggatcagtgCAAGGATGAATCCATGCAACAGAGGGCAACCAAAGGCTTCTTCTCGGGAAGCCCACAAACGGGACATGCACACCTTCCCCCAGCTGTTTGTCCCTAGCACCTGGCATTCAGcggtagactgcctctgagctGGAGGTTCTGCTTACCTATCATGACTCACAGTCACAGATGGGCCCCTTTTCCTCCATCAATGTGTCTAATCCCCTCTTTATAAAGCAGTAAGTCTACTGCTGTCCTCGTGGCAGCAAATGGATCCCATGTTAGTTGCACGTTGTCTGAAGAAGAAGTAGTAATGTTTCAAAGACAGTTTGGCAGTTTCTTTTGCTAGATCCAAAAGATGTGGGTCCTCCCGGTATGGGATGGATTATTGTTTAAAGTCGTGCTTATACCCTTGACCATGTGAAGTGCCATTTGAGCATAGGCAGAGTGCCACATCAGGGCATATGAAGGgcctgcctgctggatcaggccccaaaggcccacctagtccagcatcctgacctcacagtggccagcctgatgcccccaaagggaagcctgcaagcaggacctgagcgcaacagccctctccccatctgtgatccccagcaacaggGATTCAGGGGCATGCCGGCTCTGACAGGGGACAGAGAACCTAGACAtcgtggctggtagccactgagatACCCTTCATGCTCCACGAgggtgccctcccctcccctttactGAGGAGGCCTCCAGGGTGTGGCTTCAGGCACGCTCGAGTGCTGTCAGCCCCTCCCATTTTTGAAAGCGAAGTGCTGAGGACTAGTGGATTGAcaaccccctccttccttcttcccagcCATTGGGATATGCCCATCTCAGTGCCTGGGCTGGCTTCCGTGTGTCCCAGGCAGCAGATTCTGTGATGAGAGCTCTTTTCATAGGTGGGCAGGcttttctctttcctccccccatacCCTTTGGCCACCTGTCATCCCTCAGGAGGGGGCACAGCAGGCAAGGGCCTTCCAGAGTCTGGCCCCTTGGTCGCCTCCTCCCTCTGGGTCTTGGGATGGGGGGACACCTTGCCCTTCCTTCCCCAACAGACAGCAGCATCTGCCAGAGAATTTCCTCTCTTTTCAGACGGCCTTCTGTCACCCGCaaatattccctccccccccagtacaTTGTCATTCTCTCCATTTTCcattccccctctttcccctcttgctttcTGTAATCCGCCCACCTCTTTCCATTCATTTGCAACCTTTGCCTCCCTGCTAGTTTCATATCCACCTCTTTGATTTCCTTTTTGCAGAGATCTGTTTCTTTTCACCGTCTCCTGCCTCAGTTTCCCTCTAGGTTCCTACCTTCATTTCCTTCATTTCCAAATCATTCTCTTTCCCCACTCTCTTCCACAGTTTTCTCAGGTATCTACTGTTATGGGGGCAGGGGAAGGCCTGCTCCCTCTAGTCCACCTTCTGGAAGCGTCTCTGGCTAGTAGTTTCTGTGGCAACCAGTCACCTGTACTCTTTAGTCATGCGAAGAGATACTGAACAAACTGGGCTAGATCCATTAACTTAACAAACAGAGTGGCTTGACCGCTTGAGCAGTCTCTTTCCCCGCACAATCCCATCTTATGGAGAGAAAAATCACAGGCTTAGAGGGGCTCCCAAAGAGGACATCTAGGTTACCCCCCCTTTCTTTCCCACACATTATCCTCTTTTTTTTGACAGGCATTTTGGAGGAGGAAAGACCTGATTCGACAAATGGACTAGTTGCCGCTGTTGCAATTAGTAAACAGCGGAACACAGGAAACCGCCTTATACCGAGGCAGACCttcggtccatctagcccagtgttgtctacactgactggcagcggctctccagggtttcagacaggaggtctcttccagccctacccggagatgccattggggattgaacctgggatcttctgcatggcaggcaggtcctctgccactgagcgatggcTCTTCCCCAGTCACTACGATTTAGTGGTTTGTTATGTGTTGGTATTCTAAGGCCTGTGTTATTTATGGATTTTATGTATTCCTTTTATCTTATTTGTTGCAAACTGCCCTGTGCCTTGTGCAAAGGGTGGTGTACAAATCATCTAAACAAGCAACCAAACAAATATGAAGATCATGAATATCGAACTGCCTGTACAGGTTGCAGCAGTGTAACGTATCTGAAGGTGCTTTGAACCCTCTAGAAGTACGATGAAAATACTTTTTAACATATTcatttgttctgtttttcttCTTTCAACAGGTAAGAGCTGTTCCTCttgctctcactctctcactcactcagctGTTGGGAAGACTGAAGAAATCCTGTGGTTAGACGGCTGAAGACCAGAGCCCGGCTCTCTCCAGAACTCAGCACTCCCCTGAATCCCATGGAGAGATCAGCATGCTTCATTTGTTTAACGGCATAATCGGGAGTCATTGCACTGGAACACCCATCAAAGGGTGACGTTTTGAAGTGGAATCCTAAGCCACCTATTTGTAGTGTTTGATCAACACCCCTCCTCAACTCTACCCATTTAGTCTCCTTGCCGTACActgctttcctccccttcctccttccttctgagCACCTAACCTgtctcttccaccaccacccaatcCCCGTAAGCCATGATGCTGAATTCGGACCAGATGGAGATAGACCTCCAGCCAACGCATTCGGAGACGGAGTCGGTCTTTAGCGACTGTGGGGGCAGCCGAGGGGGCGGAGTGGAAGACGCCAGTGGTGGCCTTGGCCTCTGCAGCCAGTCCAGAGTGGCAGAGTCTGGAGACACCATGAAAAAAGATCTTCAGCACCTGAGCCGAGaggagcggcggcggcggcggcgtgcCACGGCTAAGTACCGGACTGCCCACGCCACGCGAGAGCGGATCCGGGTGGAGGCCTTCAACATGGCCTTTGCAGAGCTGCGCAAACTCCTGCCCACACTGCCCCCAGATAAGAAGCTCTCCAAAATTGAGATCCTACGGCTTGCAATCTGCTACATTTCGTACCTGAACCACGTGCTGGACGTCTGAGTCTCTGGGGCCGAAGCCACCTTTCTGGTTGCCACACGCCACCGACGTCTCCCACGTTTTGGAAGTCTGAGCCACTGAGCGACCCCCCCCCGCTCTCTGTGCGTCTTTAGGCTGAACCTCAACTTGAACAACCACCTGGCCACCTGTCTAGTTCATCCCTGCCTTCCTGTTTCATCTCCTCAGTGGAATATATGTGACAGTCACTTGAGTCCGCCATATTGGCCTGCTTCACCTCCTGTCTGGTGGAACTGCAAAGAAATGGATTGCCACAGCTGCATTTCACCGCCCTTCTGCACCGGGAATGACACCCCAGAGCCTCAAAGGATGGGACTGACAGACACAATGGCcaagttgccctccagctgcagACAAGGAAAGGGCGTGTCCCCCTCCCAAGATGCTTTGCGGCTGGGCATCTCCCAGCCCAATTCTAAACCAGCCAGGGATATTGTCTCtttcagtagggcagtggaatctgctctggatgttaccccaaactttcaaggaattgCCGAAGATGCTTCAGgtgacaactccttgaaagatcGGACTGgaacccagagtagattccactgccccactgacatggagccgccgcTGGTCTGCTTAGGGGTAACATTGGACGCAAACCATTCCCCCTATGGACTGGGATTTTATAACTTTGCTTGCTTAGACTTAGTCTCAGTGGGTACGTCTAACACATTAATGTCCATAAATGAAAATTGGCAGGGTTTATCTCTGGAGCGGAGGGAGGAGGCAATCTTCCATTCTGCTCTGGAGCTTCCTttaactcccccttcctctcccccccccccaagcagcttGTCATGGAGGACTCAGCCATGGACACACTGGCTGCAAAACCATCCACCAAGAGTTCAACACAGACAGATGAACAAGAATAGCAAATCGCAGTCAGGTGTGACTGCTCTGCCGTTTTTTCCTTGCAGGCCCTTCAGTGGTGCCCGCTTTATCAATGACATGTCGATAACAGCAGAGGTctgcaggggtttttttttttgtcatctgtACGGTGCCTTTCCCACACATCCCCTGCCCCCAACTCCCTCcagcacaaaaaaaccccaagcgTGTGAAGAGTATTGCTCTTGGGGCAAAGAGTCCCGTGCCCCTGAAAACTGGCATCAAGGCCTTTAGCAGCAATGTGATTTAGCAGCACACCAAAAGCTGCAGGTGCTGGCTGGATTTATTTATCTATGGATTTATTTGCCttgataccccacctttcctccaaggagctcaaggagatGCACGCCGGTCTCCCcggccccattttatcctcacagcaacccggTGCGGTAGGCTGAAAGGCagggtgattggcccaaggtcacccagtgagctttatggctga is a window from the Rhineura floridana isolate rRhiFlo1 chromosome 22, rRhiFlo1.hap2, whole genome shotgun sequence genome containing:
- the NHLH1 gene encoding helix-loop-helix protein 1; translation: MMLNSDQMEIDLQPTHSETESVFSDCGGSRGGGVEDASGGLGLCSQSRVAESGDTMKKDLQHLSREERRRRRRATAKYRTAHATRERIRVEAFNMAFAELRKLLPTLPPDKKLSKIEILRLAICYISYLNHVLDV